Part of the Lucilia cuprina isolate Lc7/37 chromosome 5, ASM2204524v1, whole genome shotgun sequence genome is shown below.
CTTTTGTTGTAATGCGAAAGCTTAAGAGTACTAGCAATAGCAGCGGTAGTAACAATGGACAACAGCAGCAGCTGCAGCAACACCACACAACAGATATGGCAAATTCTTCAATTTCTAGCCAAAGTTTTACAAATGATTCGGGTAATCCAACTTCTCCAAGTTCCTTGTCATCGGCTTCACCTACATCACCGCCCGGTGGCGATCCTGGTTCTGCGGAATTGCGTCAATTAAAACGCGATTGCGATCCTCAATTTTCACGTTTTGCtgattattttgttatatgtGGTTTAGATTTGGATACGGGTTTAGAACCTGATCGTTTTGCCGGTAAGTtgttaaatataacaaacatttaacttagttttaataaaatttcacgaTTGAGAAGATTGAGAAAAACCTTATTGTTTCTAAACCAATCGAGTTTAAATAACTTGTTTAGTTAAATATCTCTGTCTGTCCATTTGCCCGTCAgttcatataaattttgtgCAGATAGTAAAGGCAAAATATGGTTGAGTACTTaattgaaattagttttaagaTTAATTACAAGATTATatcggtttttttttttaaattcaaaccgatttttattatttttacttgtttttatatatttgtttatatgttttttttctaggTGATAACTTGCATTGCTCTCCCTTGGATCGTGCTTATAAAAGCAAACCCTTGGCTCATTATCCCGAAAATGTACCATGGAATCCATTTGATTCCCATGGCATATGTATGGTAAGTAAATTATATGAAAtctatataaaacaacaacttgaTCATAAGTTTAAACACATAATTTTTGGGTGACGAGTTCTGTTTTTATGAATGTTTATTTCTCTTCGATAATAGCACAGTTTCGAATTGAAATCTCTGCTACAATTAATAACTTGATATAGAATTTTGTCATATAGAATATGAAAGATTGTAGTAAacttaaaagtaaaagaaacaatttgaattttctttatttatattatggGCATTAGTGTCGAGAGTCTTggcggccttatctcacggttgTTGTTTTCATCCAATGTGTAGACTTGAGAAcagtctaccatcgcccctttgttctttaataaggaactcaggtggcaatttttgtacataggCTTTGacaccggtccatgcacaagtactttactggagtactcgagctatctaatctcttaccATTGGAtgacctctgttgattcggcaacaacacctagagatgtaaccggtggaccgaagtacgatccatcaataagccgaagaTATTGTTCTTAATCAAAGGGACATACTGTGGCAATTCTGATATGAAcggagtatactctgaacatatctggacaaggaaggaaaattcaatagtattttatgtatatgatacctttcatccatcatcattcaacccagcacacatctgattcatacgacacattcataagagaaaaacatacgacacattcattaggtagacggatGGGGTAAGACCTGCCGAaactcacattcatcccgtaccaaaTATCAACTGATTTCCAACACTTTGttgttctcggcaacagcaccgaacttatcccgaaatattgactttatcatgcatcagtcttttaaccgccacttactctctccgcgaatttgggtttaaaccacagccactacgtggatctcaaaggaacctcaaccaactgagcagccaggacatagtcctgcggcaattgtagtaccagattatgcggtgctctggtctgacctctgtcaATCTATGCAATGACTAaaccaaacagtagactgttaccaatttttcagtcccggccagactggaggtattgaccatctctttataccccgggattgcaataacaccaaggcggaggtctcgccaagtaACATTTTCCCGGGGGTGTCTTATggacataaatattttcaataaacaaacTTAACAGCAGACCAGGTTTAATTACATAGtttcatataaatacaaatgcACGCCAAGTACCcctttttactataaattttaattatccaACAAAAGAAAAGTGCTCTCAAGACAATATAATTAGATGCATACATTTTCCTAAGACCAGACAAACAGTAAAAACTTGCAACAAAGACAAGCATTGTTTTAATTCTAATTAAATAACATAATGTAGAATGTATGtgtatcaacatcatcatctcCGTCGTCATCactatcataaaaattttatttacaacttaAAGATGATCAATTgagttcaattaaaaaaataaaaaagctacagcaatagcagcaacaataataataaattatattctcCCATATATAACCgtctgttgttattatttggaTGTACATTGGATTCGTTAGTAGCCTtgcttttgtattttaaattaaagtattgAGTTGTATATTCAAACAGATACTCTACACATGTATAGAaagtgaaatttgtttttttttcgatgtTTTAAAGTCCATGCCGATGGAATAAATACAGTAGTGCAGACAAATGTAGTAAAAGATTAAATTGTTTACTTCAACTATGGCTGAGGAACTATGTTTTGACAGAGTTTTCTTGTGTTGGACGAGTACTTTATTATTGCTCGTAACTGTATTTTCATTTGTAGGTTTCTATTCACTTAATGTAGAAGtacatgtttaataaaattattgctaaagtacttttatatcttataaatttataaataattttttttgcatgacTGGTGGTGGCTGGCTACCActtaatttttgtgtatataatattgttatttacacaggccaacaaaatatcacaaaaaaagTCTAAATCTAGATAAGTATAGTTTTTATAGTTGTGTTAAATCCTTATCTGGGGACCAGTGTTGCCGATTTgattagtgtatagtttagttgttgatgaaattttaatgttttcaagcGGTTATTTTGACATAGTTCGACAGGAAATTGTGGAAAATATTAGCAATACTGATCTTGACTTAGAATTAAACCATTAAAGTCCTATTTTTGGGTTAACTGAAAGTGATGGATATATTTTGAGGTCAACCTTGCTATATCATTTTGAATAATGTACTTTGTTGTCTGttgtttaaagatatttttagatttttatatacaacaacacattgtttttaaaacacattttttagtaataaaataaataaaagaaaatgttcaaaatatgAATaccaaattgtaaaaaataaatgaaaatattttaaaaaaaattcaacccTAATCATTTGAAAGATTCCGCGACATCATAGACCAATCCTTATGGCCAAAACTTGATAAAGGCGCTAAGAAAACTCTTATAGGACTTATAATTATAGGAAAATACTTAAGGAATCTGTTAGCAATACTAACGGAGCACTGTTCAATTAGCGCCTTTGTCAGTAAGTTGGACTACAATATACCGGACTATTGCAGGTTGTGGGAATATGAGGAGAAAATAGAGACTAATTTGCTACTATACTAGGATTAACCCCCAACATACTATCCTTGATGACagatcttggtgtattgcaatccgagGATAGATAGGAGCTATCAATACCTCCAGTCGACCGGGACTATTAATTGGTGTTGACAATTTACTGCCtagcttagtccttgcataaattgaaaaCAGGTCGAACAATAGTCACCACATAAACTGGTACTACgcgtggccagttgcccgcaggactatgtcctggctggtcagttggtttaGGTTCTTTTGGGATCCttgtagtggctgtggttaaaacccGTTGCGGTTAAAATACCGAAGTAatgtaaagtcaatatttcaggataagttcggtgctgttgctaAAACAACAGACACCCCACGGagaagtgactgtgggactaagcgttggaaatgaatgtgtcggataaatgagatgtgtgctggttTGTCTAAAAATGGATGAAATGTATCATATGCAAATGATgctattgaattttccttccttgtccagatatgttcagagtaaactctgttcatatcagaattaccacagtgtgtccttgtgagtaagaaaaaagtttcagcttatttgatagattcgtacttcggtctaccggtaaCGTTTATAGGTGCTGTTGCTAAATCAACTAAGACCATGCTATCtgcggggcagcaatggtcagagattagatagctcaagtacttgagcaaagtgcttgtacatggaacGGCTCAATCCAAGTACCAAAATTGCAACCTACGTGTAAGATGCACAAAGGGgcagttgtttactttttactcacccagtggttgaaaaagtactaCCGTAAGATAGGGCAACAGGCCATGTACTCAcctaaagcacttcgacttcatGTCCTAGGACATCAGACTCAAATAGCTAGGTAATAGATTCCATGTCGAAATGGGGGGTTTATAAGGTTTTGTCAAGGGAATTAGTCCCTTCATCGGTTGGGTTTTATAGAGGGACACAGATTTCCTTTCTCATCTCTTTAATCTGTAGGACATGGACTGGAATTATTTTCTATCCTTTTTAACCATCATCTTCTGCTTTTTTActagttttttgttgtagtattaATGTCTCTCTGTTTTTCCAGTCTTCACATTTTAAAGGGAATCACTATGGACCTTATGGTTATCAAGTTGATATGCATCTTCTTTTGGTGCCTAAGTAACCCTTTTAAACCTAAACTCtaactttttaaacattatcatattttaaatatttgtttttataaatttcataaaaaaacatatttcttatCATCCACAAGATTCGTTATTTCCTCTTTACTTATTCTATCTGGTTTACATTCtaatcaaagttttaaaaacaaacttatcactttgatttcaactttttttgattAAGTATTagaatatttcattgatttatttTCTTGATTTCTATACTTCTTGTTTATGTTGAACATTTTCGTAAATACTCACACACTCTAtcgtataaaagaaatattttgaagtttattatctaagaatctttttttattgttttattttattatgactATTGGGTTTTTTATGAGATCTATTAAATAGTGATAGtaataataaatagataaacaaatgaattgaattatgaaatataaaagtttactttttgaGGATTTAGTGAATATTTAATCCTTAtagtaacaatttttaaatattttaattaatttcaaaacattttctgaaatgtttataaaatcaaatcttGTCTACATTTTCAGCTATCTTTACCACAAGGCTTGAGATTTCGtacacaaaaacataatattgaaccaaaatttcattcatttgcAACGACTCGAGAAGATGGCAAACGTTGTTATGGTTTTAGTTTAGTATTCTATGAAGAAATACGTAATCGTAATATATGCAGTGCCATGCATACATTACAggtaataattaaaacaataaaactaaaaattatagtattattgataaatattcatattcatattttacttttataacagTCCATGTTTATAACCGAACTCTCTAATGGCCAACAAACACATTCATTAACACGCATTAAGGACAGTCCTGTCAGTCGTTCTCTGCCACGACATTTTAAAGTGGCTGGTCAAGCACCACAGTCAGCACAAAGTTACTATGACATCACTAAAGATAAACTCTATGTTGCCAAAAGTATTACATTAATATGTCAAATACCGTATGCCTATGCAGCTGaaatatttctaacaaatttatATAGGTAAAAAACCCCTCTCAAAGAaatcttaatataaatattaactaaTCTTTTTAAACTATCAGATGTCTTCCGCGTCAACCGGGTCCAGGCATTAGTCTCGAATCTTATGTTTATAATATACTCTATGAAGTAATGCTACCTCAGCCAGGCAAATCTATACGAATTTACTTGCCACCCTTAGAAGCCCATTTGCCAGCTTTAGCATTAACATTACAGAGGCCAGATACACGCACCGAATTACCCTTATTAGATTTTCCCTTACGTTTGCTATTCACCTATTTGGGTGTGGAGTGTGTTATACAATTATTAACTTGCGTTTTGCTAGAAAATCAAGTACTTTTACGTTCAAATGGTGTGTAAgacaaaataaattcatattatatttttattataaataaaatcctcTTTCGATTCTAGATTACCAAAAATTAATGATAGTAGGTGAATGTATTACTTCTATACTATTCCCCTTTGTGTGGCCACATGTCTATGCGCCCATTTTACCAGCCGCTTTACATCATTTCCTCGACGCTCCAGTTCCCTTTGTTATGGGTTTACATGCTGATTGTGAGGCTGCCAATAAGATTGGCTCTGAAGCTACCCTTTGTTTTGTAGACATCGAtaagaaaattatacaattacCCGAAGAACTTCCCGTGTTTCCacataaaatcgattttatggCTGAAATTATATCAGTTTTGGATAAATTTGAAATAGAACGTGATCGTTTGCATGAACCAAATATTAGAAATGGCTATGCCTCACGTGATCATGATGTTATGATAAGCAGCTGTACTTTACCCAGTGGTTTGCAGGCAGCAAGACGTAGCAAAGAACGTTTTCAACAATTACAAGAAACAGTTTATACTTTAGGCTCATCTCCTGATGGCAGTTCTCATAGTAATTTACACTATCAGCCTTTAGTGGCTCATCCCTCGAAAATTGATCATGTACCGCGTATAGCGGATTTCCTGCGACGCAAAGGTGTACGCACCTCATCGCCAGTAGGAGGCGGTGATTGTGTTGATGCTACAGCGACTGTAGCCACGGCTAGTATGTCACCCACTAGAGCCAGGGGAAAAGAGATTAAAGCAGCACCAAAGCTAACACCCGAAGAACAATATTATCAAGATTTACGAATTAACAATGCATTACGAGAGATATTCCTTAATCGTTTTGTACACATGTTTTTCGcatatgaattttttgttatcTATCCTAATCAGGATAGAGATGAATGGTTAAGTAATCGTGAAACTTTGCAGAATTTCGATAAATCATCATTTCTATCCGATCAACCTGAACATCATCGACCGTTTTTGTCACAATTTTTAGAATCTCAAATGTTTGCTACTTTAGTAGATAATAAAATACTCTCCGTATGGGATAAGGAACCCGAATCTAATTTAAGACTTTTCGATCAACGAGTTAAACTGTTGAGGTaagtgtttattgttttttaacttcATTTCGGGAATAACATTTCTTGGTCTTTTTGTctgtttgtgtaaattttttagatattgttaagttcattatttttaaatgctttGTTACTAAAAGCTCTTatacaaacaagtttttaaataagaaccctataatatttttactaaaaaaagtttttgaatttgtgcaaaaaagttgtacatatttttcattttctaaaaaattataacaactaAGTCttgttgaaaaagcttttttgcattattttttaaaacacaaatgcaaaaaaaaaaatttaaaatttaatttaataaaaaatatttttttctaataggttttttaaaaattttattaaaagctctttagtaaaagctttttagCTTATTACGAACAAGTTTTAatctttagttaaaaattattattcactagcaaaaaagcttttcttttagTACAAAgcagttttcatttttttaagttctATTACTAAAAGGTTTtaatgtaaaagcttttttatttttttactaaaagcttttaatgtaaaagctttttacaaaaactgtctttaatttctcataaaaaagttttttttttcttttgacctTAATAAAAGgtcaattttattacaaaaatattagttaaaaaagCTCTTgttcagaaattttttttatccaaAACTCTtgtgaaaaacactttttattgaaaaagttttttttttctaaaagttctATTaccaaaattatgtttttgtaaaaacttttttattttttttaatttaaggtttttacaaaaacttaaatgtaaaaaagttttgttctaGAAAAgagcttttatttatttctcaatagaaaaaaatgtttttcttatttcaataaaaaggccattgttattacaaaaaatatatgtgtaaaaaagcttttgtactAAAAGCTTTTgtccaaaaagttttttttaccaaaaactcttgtgaaaaaagttttcgttgaattttttttctaaaagttatattaacaaaattattttttcgtaaaagcttttttacattaaagttttgttgtaaaaaagctctttttaatGAAGAAGCCTTTCTTAACAAAAGgctctttaaaagctttttacaaaaagctctttaaaagctttttacaaaaagccctttaaaagctttttacaaaaagctctttaaaagctttttacaaaaagctctttaaaagcttttttacaaaaagctctttaaaagctttttacaaaaagctttttaaaagctttttacaaaaagctttttaaaagctttttacaaaaagctctttaaaagctttttcacaaAGAgctctttaaaagctttttttacaaaaagctctTTAAAATCTTGTTTACAAAAAGctgttaataagttttttttaggaaaaagctcttaaaaatctaaagtaaatatatttttcagaaaaaacttTTGTGTTAAagactaaatatttaatatgacttttattaaaaagcttacttataaaaaattattttttagtaaaagttctttaaaaaataaagctttttcactaaaagcttttttacaaatatgtatgcACATTTATGAAAACTCTtaaaataaacgttttatataaaacagtttgtttctctgcaacaaaaaaaaaacatgcttttcTAATAAAAGCTCTTAtacaaaaatctcttttatcaaaaagttgtttttacaaaaagtatatttttatttcagtttcctacacatttttgaaatataacacAAAActgtgtattattttatttttccatttatttcaCAGAAAACGTCATGGTGAAAACATGATTTGTGCCACCAGCTACGAGCCGTGCGTTGTTAGTCAAGAAGCCCAACAAGTTTTCGAAAAACGTCTTAACTGTGTGGATATTGAAGTAACGCCACCCAGTGAAATTTTATCTAATCGTGCAGCTTACTTTCGCAGCTTTCCCATTCTTgagaaaagtgttttaaatcAAGAATGTGCTTCGAGGTagactatatataaatatttaatttaattttctaatctCTCGtacttcacaaaaaaaatttatactcaaattagcaaaaaaaaaaaagaaaatactaatGTTGTCTCATACACACATTTTTAGCAAATACTAAACtagtttgtattattatttttttttatttagtaaaaatttttttgttgttgatattaaaCTTAGTAATTTACActgaaaacgaaaacaaaatgataaaatcaaattaaattcatttaaaaaaaaaacgatattaaTTAATTGTATCGAATAGTTagtttagaatttatttatgtacGTACGTGTGTGTATTTAATGAAATAGCTTTGTACTCTATATACctacatgtatacatacatacatacatatgtacgtattgatattatttttattttttatacatatatgtatatgtatttattattatataaactattatatattattgtaacgatttatatatatattttttataaacctttataaacaaattataaatgttgactattgtttttctgtttttttttttaatatttatttaattccttTTTCTTTTGTCTTCCACACTAATAGTTTTACatacaagtttttttgttaaaaaaataatcgaaaaaaaaaataaatttttaaagcacttttaaatgaaagaaaaaaagttttatttatggtattatttttctatttagagtatttgaaaacaatttatttatagattaatgtttagtttaaaaaaaaaaattgtttaagcatgtttttgttgttaacaaatttaatttcacaaaatttcattttctttataaatattagcaaaaaaaaacagttttatttaaaaaaaatgttcaaattatattgaaaatattttgaaattatgttttttaatttaaatttaaaagagatttgttaaaaatgttcttaaaaccTTAACACAAAATGATAGTTTGTTTGAATTTGAAATAAAGTCTTCTTCTTATTATTTGTTGCTATTCAACAGATTCTAAGCAAAAGTTTTCTCTGCAGTTTTAAACTAATACAAATAACTTTGATAAATAAGAAatgagtttttgtaaaattaaataaaaatattagtttgtaATTGTGTAGTACtactattaattaattttatttattataaacactacaacaaaaaaacaaaaacaatttagcaAAATGCAAGGTGCcacacaacaacaaacttttttttcttttctcttccCTTTGTTCTATTTTAACAGAGGTAATAGCTTGAGACGTGTCAAAAATGGCAATAAATGGCGAGCTAAAGAAATCAATTTCGATCAGAAACCCACAACGAATATAGCACTAAATCGTTTATCGGCCAATTTAACAAATACCGAATTAAGTCCCGCGTTGATCGCCCAGGCAAATTGGACATTTGTGGAAAGATTGTTAAAGGTAATTACCATCactaaaataataacttaaccATGAtcataaaacactttttccattacAGGACATTAAAAGTAAAACCAAACGTATGTTATTGGAAAAAATGGGCACTGAAGCCGTAGCCTtgggtttaaat
Proteins encoded:
- the LOC111677075 gene encoding DENN domain-containing protein 5B, with protein sequence MSTDHVGKRMAKCLTLNETIKTSTATTTTPASTSTIDNQATLPKKQQHDSDRHNTTGVVNSNNVAVNSNNTRPFVVMRKLKSTSNSSGSNNGQQQQLQQHHTTDMANSSISSQSFTNDSGNPTSPSSLSSASPTSPPGGDPGSAELRQLKRDCDPQFSRFADYFVICGLDLDTGLEPDRFAGDNLHCSPLDRAYKSKPLAHYPENVPWNPFDSHGICMLSLPQGLRFRTQKHNIEPKFHSFATTREDGKRCYGFSLVFYEEIRNRNICSAMHTLQSMFITELSNGQQTHSLTRIKDSPVSRSLPRHFKVAGQAPQSAQSYYDITKDKLYVAKSITLICQIPYAYAAEIFLTNLYRCLPRQPGPGISLESYVYNILYEVMLPQPGKSIRIYLPPLEAHLPALALTLQRPDTRTELPLLDFPLRLLFTYLGVECVIQLLTCVLLENQVLLRSNDYQKLMIVGECITSILFPFVWPHVYAPILPAALHHFLDAPVPFVMGLHADCEAANKIGSEATLCFVDIDKKIIQLPEELPVFPHKIDFMAEIISVLDKFEIERDRLHEPNIRNGYASRDHDVMISSCTLPSGLQAARRSKERFQQLQETVYTLGSSPDGSSHSNLHYQPLVAHPSKIDHVPRIADFLRRKGVRTSSPVGGGDCVDATATVATASMSPTRARGKEIKAAPKLTPEEQYYQDLRINNALREIFLNRFVHMFFAYEFFVIYPNQDRDEWLSNRETLQNFDKSSFLSDQPEHHRPFLSQFLESQMFATLVDNKILSVWDKEPESNLRLFDQRVKLLRKRHGENMICATSYEPCVVSQEAQQVFEKRLNCVDIEVTPPSEILSNRAAYFRSFPILEKSVLNQECASRGNSLRRVKNGNKWRAKEINFDQKPTTNIALNRLSANLTNTELSPALIAQANWTFVERLLKDIKSKTKRMLLEKMGTEAVALGLNKNDGIEENTLIASLCDLLEKIWSHGLQTKQGKSALWSHLQTYVELQDARSSNASSTNSPNLNASGGSPKSGNKVGVTSSYAVAAPALAWNVMRKRMDYLSTFQTDFDNPPSPNRSRSRDRNKFVGLEQLCPLPESLEFDVKNVMAMADIKTHIGYTRAWVRLSLEKKLLSRHFRTLLSDDTLLRSLYKRSAFLRCEEEKEQFLYHLLTLNTVDYYSFTNTYPTTKLPYRVVIFPSRKYGSYHTSSNVWIIISGTSNETQKVPVPKGSLEFIFHYKNLGLLTTMRIGHDNSGASNKWLVEHVVMRNEVTGHTYKFPCGRWLGKGVDDDSTERLLVGQRVSTNVKNAELVQNCHTPPRTRSPSVQRSQDLPPPSEIQHKLGNCVNVIVKWHYKPSRDRDVGTFTNLLCGDDGLVKCLENVFLCGFRSTRFFGRNLYIWDYFTKIKETFEQYLLQDQQQFDDSGSSLDSSINSHNSLQRRELCAIWRYYVHLMDEITKVGNTLGKDGKFQLLICLSLREHLLTRMIRPMALCKVTQEMYEEESFLRRKNLLTFLIQILEPLDECHIVLENSITQGISSQC